The genomic interval CTTAACGTAACTTACCATCCCAACAAGGTTTTTTTATCCCCAAAATCTCAAAAATAGAATCAATCAAGATTTTAGGGTGAACGGAAGGGGCAGTGAGCAATGAAGAATGGACGAATAGGTGAATTTCGGTTCACTATTCACGTTTCACTTGCGCTTTCGCAAGCAATGCTCAATTATTCCCCTATTACCCCCTACGGTACCGGCACAAAATCCCCCGTCTGCGATAGGTTTTGCCTGAAACGGCTCCTGGACGCATGAAAGCGCAGCAGGAACCACATCTGAGACATCCGCCTGAATTTGAGGGTAGTATTATCGAGGCAAAGGACTCAAGATCCAGAAGATCATCGAGGTGGAAATAGGCCTCAAGAAGAGCGAGAAACGGGGTGTTGGGGTGGTCACCGTGACGGTTCTTAACAAAGTTCCACGGGATGAAATCCCATGAAAGGATCCTGTGCAGATGCTCAGGAAGCTCATCCTGTAGAGAATGAAGAGAATGATCCACAGTAACACCCCCGTTTACATGGATGGAACAGGACTATCAGAAGTGGGTGGGGAAATGGAAGAGAGGAGGAGGGTTGTGGGAGATCTTGTTCGCTCCCACTTTCACTGGAGCTTTGGATGACCGGAGATTGCAGTGTCCAGGTCGCTCATGTGTCGGAGTATCGGTGGATCGGAGTGCCGGGGCAAAAGCAGTATGGATTCATGTAAGCATGGCGCTTTGGGGTATAGGCATTGTGGGAATATGGGGGCGTGGAGGTAATAACCGCCGCAATTTCTCCGACACCCCGATACCCCGATACACCCATACTGATCTTTCGGGTTCATATGGTCATCGGTATCCTCTTGGCCAGGAAATTCTCCATATAGATGCCAAGTACCGCGTCGATGGCAGGGCTGATGTCAAGGAACTGGAGCCCCATTCCGGCCGGTATCTCATCGGTATCGCGGTCCTGGGTGTGAACGATCTTCCCTTTGAAATTAAACAGGGTCCGCAGGCCAGGCAGGTTGAACTGCAGCCTTACCCCGGCTTCCCTGGGCATGGGATTTGTTGTGGGGATATATAAACCTCGTTCCCCGAAGTTGTGGGTCGTCACAGATTGTGCTTTCGATCCATAAAGGAGTTGGACGGGAACTTCCATGGGGGCCCGAATACAAACTCTGCGATTATTGGACAGACACCTCTCCAGCTTGGTAAAAAAGTTCCTGATAGACATGGGTCGCTGGACGACCTCGGTGAATCCAGCCTGCAAGGCCCTGTTCGTGTACAGTTCGTCACTGGTGGAACTCATGAGCAGCATGGGTGGGCTGGACACAATACGGTCTTCCTTCATTTGTCTGCAAAACTCCAGGGGATCGTAATCCGGGATCCTCTCTCCGACAATGATCGTGTTGGGAATGCTCTGGCTCATGAAGTGGAGAGCCTCTGTGCCGCTCCTGGCGGCGTACAGTTGATATCCCAACCTGGAGATGATCCTCTCCAGGTATTCCCTGTCCACCTCCGAAGGTTCGATGACCAGAACCCATTTCATTGCGGGTCTCCTTTCCCATCTTTGCCTGAATCAATGACACATAAGTCACAGGTTGAAATTTCGCAACTTTCATGCAAGCGGCTCAGTTCCCGACCAATACAGTAAGCAAAGGGTGTGTCATAATTACAATATCGTAATTATCTTCTTTTGTTAAGTTTTTTGTTAACAGTATTTTTTTTGAAATGGGGCGTTGAAATTATTTCGTTAAATAGGAGCCCAATTTTGTTCATACAATGGATAGTTAAGTGAACTACCACGGGCTCACGCCCGTGGCATCATAAAGGCCAAGCTGCGCTTGCCCTCCGTCTTCCGCACTCTGACTTTGGTTCGTTGACCTCGCCAGGTGCAGGAATACTCCGGGTACTTTCATCTACGGGCTCACGCCCGCAGAATTACGAATGAGCATTAAATTAATATAATTACGGATGCTGCAGGCTGTAGATGACATTTATGCAGTCACTGCGGAAACATTTTGGAGAGGATGAAGGAGGATTGGATGATTATCAAGCGTTGTTGTACTGCACTAATGGTTATGATCTTTACAATGAGTTTTCTTGTGGTCTCAACTGGACAAGTTAAGGCCGAGGAGCAGATCCAAACCCAGTCCATGATCCAGGCAAAGGGTCAGGTGGATGAGGCCACACAACTCAGGCTGCGGCTGAGAAGTCAGCTTAAAAAGGAAACGGGTCTCACCGATGAGGAACTTGATGCTAAGGATCCTTTCCTCGCAGAGGCGCTCAGTCTGAACGGCGGCCAAACAGAGCCTATCCGGAAGATGGTGAGAAAGTCCTTACAGGTTGATTGTGTTACTGAGTGCTTTTCGGAAAGGCTGCGCACGCAGAAAAGGCTGATGCTCCAGGAGCACAAGGAACTCGCTGAGGATAACAAGGTAGCTTCTCAGGATCGATTGAGGGCACAGACCCGGACCAGGGATGGGGAGCAGTCCGGTGACACGACACGGACCGAAACCCAGACCCGGACACAGAACCAGGATGGATCGGGTAGCGGCAGCGGTGGTGGAGGTGGTAAGGGCCGGTAACAGGAAATTGAAAATTCCGAAAGTGATACATCTCCAACGGCGCCGAAAGGCGCCGTTGGTTTTTTCTCTTCTCCCTTTCCCATTTCCCCATTATTATCCATCAATGATCACCTCAAAACAGGTTGTTGCCACCTATTGCAGGGCCTAGGGCAGGGAATGTAGAACGCAGAATAAACACAAACCATCAATTGTTGACGCATTCGCAAAAAGTCAGCAACGCGCCCCGAGGGGGGCGCCCGGATCAATGAACAGCCGTGCCTGGGAGATGGCCCGGATCAGTGACTGAAATACAGGTCATTGATCCGTGAGGGGAGGAAAACCGCGCTTTTTCCTTCCCGAGGAGCAAAAAGCCGATAACGGACTTTTTGCGCCCCTGTCAATTGTTTGACCGAGCGACGGAGGGATTTAGTGATTATACGAAAGTACTTTTCTGTTCTGATAATCCTGCTGACCATTATTGGATGTTCCAAAAACGATGGTGAGCTTCGTGCCGGTTTTGAGTCCGGGCGTTACCGGACTGTTGTGGCCTTCGGGGATTCCATCGTGGAGGGGTATCAGCAGCCGGAGGGGTGGCCGGAGATACTTGGGAGAGACCTTGCGGGGAGGTACCCTGGTGTTCGCGTTATCAACGCGGGAGTCTCGGGTGACACAGCCGGGGACGGCCTTAGAAGGATCCAGAAGGACGTTCTCGATCACCAACCCGATCTGGTCCTTGTTGCTTTCGGTCTAAACGATATGAAAAATGGAGTTCAGCTTTCACAGTTTCAGGAGGATATTACGGCCCTTGTCCTGGAGATATCCGCAGGCGGCGCACAACCTGTAATGCTCACCACAACCCGGCTTCAGAAGGGCGCAAGCATGCTGGCACGGCTGAACCCGGCCCCGTTCAACGAGTCGATACGCACTTTGGCAAAGGAAAGGAGCATCCCCCTTATTGACGTGAACAATGAGTTCAAGGGGCTGAACACTCACCAGTACCTTATGGATGCGGCGCACCCCAATGGGGAAGGTTACAGATCTCTCGCCGACATCATCAGAAAAGGCCTCATCGGCGAGTAACCTTCCCACGGGAGTGGGGGAGGGGGAGCATGGGCGAGGGGGAGAGGGGGCGCAGCTGAAACCGCTTGACACGGAGACGCGACGGCACGGCGTGGGGGAGAGGGGGCGAAGAGCAGGGCGGAGGGCGGGGAAAGAACTGGATGGGGTGAGTGGGGGAGCTTGGGAGCGTGGAAGCATTGGGGAGTAACTTTCGACTGGACGACTAAGCGAAGCTCAGAAAATTAAAATTTTACAACTATGTCCAATAGGTCATTTTACTATTAGACATTATCCCCAGCGGGTGATAACTCACGTACGATCAAACTCTGGTATCTGCATTTTCTCCTCAAGGTTGTAAGGAGTTTAACTTGAAACTTGAAACTCGAAACGTGAAACGGCAGTCCCAATGATCTTAAAAGGGACTGCAGTCAACGTCGCTGCCATCATCTTCGGCTGCCTTATCGGACGCTACCTGGGCCATCTCATTCCGGAGCGGATGCGCAGGACCATAATGATGGGGCTGGGTCTTACTGTTCTGCTCATCGGCATGCAGCTGGCTCTTCAGTCACGAAATCCCCTGATTGTCATAGGTGCCATGGTCATCGGAGGGCTTATCGGTGAGGCAATGTCTATTGAGGCACGCCTGGAGAACATGGGGCACAAACTGCAGCAGCGTTTCAAGAACGCCGGCAATGTCGCAGAGGCGTTCGTTACGGCAAGCCTGCTCTACTGTATCGGGGCCATGGCCATCATGGGGGCCATTCAGGACGGTCTGGGGCAGGAGCCGACGATCCTTTACGCCAAATCGGCCCTGGATGGGATCGCGTCGGTGGCCTTTACAACGACCCTGGGTATCGGTGTTGTTTTTTCCGTCATCCCTCTGCTTATATACCAGGGCGCGATCACCCTCGCGGCGGGATGGGTGCAGGGGTTTTTAACGGAACCTGTGGTGGCGGAAATGAGCGCCACCGGCGGGCTGCTCATTCTGGCCATTGGGCTGGATATTTTAGGCATCAGGAAGCTGCCCATTGGGAACCTTCTGCCTGCCATTTTTGTTGCTGCGGGAATTGCCATTTTTGTGGGTTAATGCGGCCTTCAATAGCACATCATCTTCGGCCTCAAGATAGTCATCTATCAATATGCTTCTTCCCCCTTGAGGGGGGAAGAAGCATATTGGGGTGATAGATCGCACCCTCCCCTCGGGAAACACTTTCCCCCTCACCCCGGCCCTCTCCCGCCAGGGGAGAGGGAGAGTGAGGAAATAGACTACTGGGAAGGAGGGGAAGTTTGCGGAATGGACTTACATTAGACTTCCGGTTTCCTCGGGACTCTGGTCTTGAATCTGACGCACTCTTGAAGGCCTTAAAATCAAATGAGCGGTGTAATATACAGCTGACATATATAACGCAAGTTCCATGTCAATTTAATGAAAAGGCGCGGGAGAAAGGGTGAGATGGAAGGCCGTCACGCCGCTGGCGGGATCGAGGATTGCCGATGACTGAGAATCCCGCCATCGGCGGGACAGATTGCCCTTTATCACGCACCGCATAAACATATATGGAGGAGACAATGAGCAAAATCCACATGATGGCGATATACCAGGTCAAAGAAGACAAAATCGATGATGTTCGCCTCGCCGTTACCGAATTCGTTGACGCGGTGAAAGAGAACGAGCCCGGGACCCTGTTCTACGAGTCATACCAGGGGAAGGGAGATCTCTCTTTCTTTCACCTCATGACCTTCGAGAATAAGGTGGCTGAGGAGCTCCATCGTCAGACTCCCCACATGAGGACCTTCGAACTGAAGTTGTACCCCAACTGTGAGGATGAGCCGGGCGTCGTTGAGCTGGATCTGGTGGGATCGAATGTGAGATAGAGCAGGATGTAGAATGTAGAATTGAGAACGTAGAAGAACTGCGCTGAGATCCTTTGATCATTGAACAGGTAAAATCAACGGTTTTATTCTAAGTTCTACATTCCACATTCTACATTCTAATATGGAGGAACCACCTATGTCCGCATTCAGCGGTTTTCCCGAAGAAACAGTGACCTTCCTTTCCGACCTTGCCAGGAACAACAGGAAGGTCTGGTTCGACGCTCACAAAAACGACTACGAAAGATACCTGCTTTGGCCGGCCAGGGCTTTTACAGATGCCCTGGGTGAGCGGCTCACTTCAATAGTACCGGGGATCATCGCCGAGCCGAGGGTCAACGGCTCTATCTTCAGGATCTACAGGGACACCCGATTTGCCAAAGATAAGACCCCTTACAAGACCCACCTGGGAATATTCTGCTGGGAGGGGGAGGGGCCCAAGATGGAGTGCCCCGGATTTTATTTTCATCTCCAACCACCCAATTTGATGCTGGGCGGAGGAATTCACATCTTCTCTAAACCGCTTCTGGAGGAGTACAGAATGTCCGTTGTCCACCCCACTCATGGGATGAAGCTTGCCGGAGCCGTTTCCAGGGTGTCGAAGTCCCTTGACATCGGCGGGCACCACTACAAGAGGGTTCCCAGGGGGTACGACCAGGACCACCCTTTCGCCCAGTTCCTGCTTTTCAACGGCCTGACCGCCTCGACCGAAGGACCAATACCGGCAGTTCTGCACAGCCCGGATATCGTCGATCATTGTTTTGATGTTTTCAGGAAGATGGTGCCTGTGCATGAATGGCTGCGCGATATGGCCGAGCGGGCGAGAGCTTCCACTATCTGACGCGGGACGCGGGGACACGGGGGAATGAACCTGTTGTCATTGCGAGCCCTGAGGTAGTCGAAGGGCGCGGCAATCCCGGGATCGCTTCACTCTGGCCACGGTTCGCGATGACAAGACTCAGACGCGGTGACGCGAAGACGCGCCGACGCGGGGGAAAGTTCTTTTTTCCTTCAGAAGCGTTAAATTCCGCCTCATGCCAGGACTCAGAACTCGCAAGGAAAATATTTAATTGGAGGAGATGCAAGCTTTAACTCCGCGTCTCCGTGTCCCCCGCCTGCCCTGCCTGTCCCGCCTGCCCTGAGCTTGTCGAGGGGAGCCTGTCGAGGGGAGCCTGTCGAGGGGAGCCTGTCGAAGGGTGTCTCCGTGTCAAACGGTTTCGCGGATTGCCACTCTCCATTTTCTTATTTTTGTTTCCGGAAAATAGCTTTCCTTGCTGTGCCTCAGCGCTGCCTTTCCCAGGTCCTGCTCCATGTTCAGGTGTTTATAGTCTCCGGGAAGGATCGAGGCGAAGGAGGAGAAGATATACTGGTAAATGCCCTTGTATCGCGTCAGTCCTTTGGCGAAGTGCAGGGCGAAGGTGTCCCCTGTGATCTCCTCACCCAGGATGTAGCCGCTGGGGCGCCCTTCGGTGTACCAGACCCCACCGCACAGGACCAACTCCTCCATACGCAGCAGGGCCTCCCTGGCGGCGTCGTAATCGGTCAACTCCGGCCCTTGTCCTGAATCGGTCTGCCAGTTATCCAGGATGGACAATGCATCGGGGACTCTGTCTTCTGTCAGGGGTTTAGCCTCGTGGGTGTAGTGCTTCAGAAAGAAGTTGAGGAGGTTTTTCTTCTTGTGGAGCTTCTTCCCGGCGAAGGTGGCGATCTTCTCCGTCTCATAAAGGTAGTCCGAATCTCCCTCCACGAAAGATCTCCCGAACCGGTCTTCAGGAAAAGCGGACAGCCACTCGTCCGGGATTGGGTAGAAGTGATCGGCTGTCCTGGCCATCTTCAGAAGATGGTCGGGATCCATCTCCTGTACATCACGGGTGGGCATGAGATAGTTGTCACCGTCGCAGGATCTTCCCCGGAGCCAGATCTCTTCATCCAATGTGATGACTTCGTAACGGTGCGTTTGCCGGAACAGGTACAGGTTGGGGAAGGAGAACTCGGAGATGGGGACTTCGATGGCCCGGAGACGGTCCTGGAGGAGGGACTGATGCTGAAGGGAGAGGGGTTGGGTATTCATGTTAGAACCTATACCATGGAAGGAGTAAGGGTGAAAAGGAAGAGTAAAGTCCAAGGGTTAAGGCTCGAAACCAGAGTTTGAGAAGCCGTAAACAGAATGCTGTTAAACCTTGATGTGCTCCGTGACTCTGTGACGAGGTTTATTATAATAGCCGCCCGTGATCGCTCCTGATCCTCAAAAG from bacterium carries:
- a CDS encoding GDSL-type esterase/lipase family protein, translating into MIIRKYFSVLIILLTIIGCSKNDGELRAGFESGRYRTVVAFGDSIVEGYQQPEGWPEILGRDLAGRYPGVRVINAGVSGDTAGDGLRRIQKDVLDHQPDLVLVAFGLNDMKNGVQLSQFQEDITALVLEISAGGAQPVMLTTTRLQKGASMLARLNPAPFNESIRTLAKERSIPLIDVNNEFKGLNTHQYLMDAAHPNGEGYRSLADIIRKGLIGE
- a CDS encoding response regulator, whose translation is MKWVLVIEPSEVDREYLERIISRLGYQLYAARSGTEALHFMSQSIPNTIIVGERIPDYDPLEFCRQMKEDRIVSSPPMLLMSSTSDELYTNRALQAGFTEVVQRPMSIRNFFTKLERCLSNNRRVCIRAPMEVPVQLLYGSKAQSVTTHNFGERGLYIPTTNPMPREAGVRLQFNLPGLRTLFNFKGKIVHTQDRDTDEIPAGMGLQFLDISPAIDAVLGIYMENFLAKRIPMTI
- a CDS encoding DUF554 domain-containing protein yields the protein MILKGTAVNVAAIIFGCLIGRYLGHLIPERMRRTIMMGLGLTVLLIGMQLALQSRNPLIVIGAMVIGGLIGEAMSIEARLENMGHKLQQRFKNAGNVAEAFVTASLLYCIGAMAIMGAIQDGLGQEPTILYAKSALDGIASVAFTTTLGIGVVFSVIPLLIYQGAITLAAGWVQGFLTEPVVAEMSATGGLLILAIGLDILGIRKLPIGNLLPAIFVAAGIAIFVG
- a CDS encoding phosphatidylglycerol lysyltransferase domain-containing protein encodes the protein MNTQPLSLQHQSLLQDRLRAIEVPISEFSFPNLYLFRQTHRYEVITLDEEIWLRGRSCDGDNYLMPTRDVQEMDPDHLLKMARTADHFYPIPDEWLSAFPEDRFGRSFVEGDSDYLYETEKIATFAGKKLHKKKNLLNFFLKHYTHEAKPLTEDRVPDALSILDNWQTDSGQGPELTDYDAAREALLRMEELVLCGGVWYTEGRPSGYILGEEITGDTFALHFAKGLTRYKGIYQYIFSSFASILPGDYKHLNMEQDLGKAALRHSKESYFPETKIRKWRVAIRETV
- a CDS encoding DUF2461 domain-containing protein gives rise to the protein MSAFSGFPEETVTFLSDLARNNRKVWFDAHKNDYERYLLWPARAFTDALGERLTSIVPGIIAEPRVNGSIFRIYRDTRFAKDKTPYKTHLGIFCWEGEGPKMECPGFYFHLQPPNLMLGGGIHIFSKPLLEEYRMSVVHPTHGMKLAGAVSRVSKSLDIGGHHYKRVPRGYDQDHPFAQFLLFNGLTASTEGPIPAVLHSPDIVDHCFDVFRKMVPVHEWLRDMAERARASTI
- a CDS encoding antibiotic biosynthesis monooxygenase, encoding MSKIHMMAIYQVKEDKIDDVRLAVTEFVDAVKENEPGTLFYESYQGKGDLSFFHLMTFENKVAEELHRQTPHMRTFELKLYPNCEDEPGVVELDLVGSNVR